The Arvicola amphibius chromosome 6, mArvAmp1.2, whole genome shotgun sequence DNA window caaaagcagagacagaCCTATCACCGTAATACCCCAGTCCTCggtaccagcttctgtcttaaggtgtctattgctgtgaggagacaccatgactgccATTGTTaaagctctgaagggaaaggtatcccTGCTGTCAGAGGTCAGGCTATACCTATAACTGTGGAGGGAAAGCTATCTCAGCGCCCTTGTGTGGCTTTCATagtaaaaggaaacaaagcaggGAGCTCAGTAGTGACACCCagtggaaggggagagacagCGGTTAGAGCAGGCAGAGGGGAAGTAGCGGGAATGTACATGCCTTAGGAAGCAGAATTGCACACGTGGTGGGGTCCTGAAGGGCATCTCAGGGAGTATGCACACATGAAGGGCAGCCCAAAGGCTGTAGAAGATTCTTTcttaaaaggtcagagataagAGGCTTCACTCCACTGAGGCTAAGGAGAGAGAGTGGATATTGAGCCTGGGTGATATATTTAATGGGGTTTGATTGTAACCCTATCCTGATAAGAGGGGAACAAGAAGATGTGCGTCCCTAAACCTCTGTCAGAACTAAATACATGGCCCCAGCAtccagaaggagagagacaggtcACCCTGATACTGTGGTGTCTACCCGAGGCTCCCAGGGACAGATGGGCAGTGGTCAGGCATAGGGAGCCTGGAACCACTCAGTTCTCCGTGGCCAGATCTAGGTCAACCATCAGGGCTTGAGGCCTCCACACCACGAGGGACATGGGGCAATCAACACCCGAATGCCCTTCTTGATGGCACTCTGGACGTGGTCTGGGTGGTTTATAAGAAATCAGACAGACCTGCGTGCAGTAACCCTCATGACTGCATTTGAAACGGGGACCCAGAGGTTCTCAGGCTTTGGGAGGTCAGGGAGCCTGGGCAGTTGCTATGGCCAGTTGAAAGGCCTTCACCATTATCAGGCAATATTGTTTTCAGGCTTTTTCATGTCTCCCGGGGTATACCTTAAAGTCACTGTTAAGACTATGGAGTCAGGAGTCCTTTCTCTAGATGTCTATGTTTGGCTCTAATACCAGGGAGACTGCGGGAAGTGGTAGGTCATCGGAGTGTTTTCATTCTGGGGTCTCGTGATCCAGATGGGTACATTGTAAATTGAGATGCGTTATCATGTTTGTCCTGGATGatctcttggattttttttttcataatttacctCTTTAAGGGATGGTTATTCAGGAGACCAGTTGCAAACGGATCTCTCTAGCAAGGATGCCCCCTGGGGCATAGTCATTTCATTCAAGGTCCTGGTCAGGGATTGCTTCAGCTCTGACTGTCACTGAGAAGtgagaaagagaagccagagcggctggagaggaagagaagggactgTGGGTTAAGGCTTGTTAGTGTGAAAATCGTGGAAGAGTCATCTGGTTTGGGCCTCGCAGCCAGGAGTTGTTTCTCCTTATGCCATGTGATCACTCTCAAGATGGGAGTGCGGTCACATGGTAAGACTGAAAACATCAGACAACACCTTAGCAAAACCACAAGGGTTTGAGATGAGTAGCAATTCTCCCCTTTGGGAATAGTCAgtccctttattttgttttgctcttttctttgtcaTACAGCAGCAGGTGGCTTGCCTGACAGGGGACAGACATTTTGGAAAAAACCATtgaacaagcatgcttgggtctagaggaggaggaggaggcctaCCCTAACTCTAGAGTCAGATTTTAGTTcaagtgggacagaaaaaaaaaacaaaacaaacatgaccaccaccaacaaaaaacaaaacagtatgatGACATCATACTTAAAAGACTCCTGAATGTCTGTAAAGCTGAATTTAGTAAGCTGAGAACAAAGACGGTTCAGAGATAGGAGACTTTTGAGTCTTGACTGTAGACAGCGGACGCTGCAGGAGGGAGTTGAGAGAAGCACCAGCCAGTGAGgagtgtgtgcagggtgtgtgtaGGTTGTGGGCCTGTTGCTTTCTCCCGCCTCTGCTCCGTCTGACTCCCAGCTTCCACTTTGCAATAAACTTACAGACCCATCAATTGTAACTTAAGAGGCAAAAACAAACCAGGCTTGGAGCTGAGAAATAGGGAATGTGGaatctctctccatttcccccaTCACACCATATTTGTAAAGGTCCCAGACAATATTAGCATCTTAAGGTGCCATTAGGTGACCCTTTGTATTCGTTATCTAAGGAGTTCAGTACCGAATTTGATTGCAAAGGTGAATAAATTTAAGGCCCTTCAGGTCGGGTGCCAGGTGGAGAGGCTGGAGGTTTTCTAAGAGGCATCTCAAGGGGGAATGAGAGGGTATGGGAGACACAACCCCATggatgagggaaaagaaaaatatcactgcAGATGTCACTGCAGCCTGTAGTCGTGGGCATCCCCGGGACTCAGGGAGGACCAAAAGAGGACCAAGCCATTCAGTGGGTCGTCATCACACTCAACTGTGGTCAGAGCTTAGCCTGGCTAAGCCAGAGGAGAGACTCGGGGCCTGGAACCAGGGCTTTAGCAGAGGTGAGAAGGCAAGAATGAAAACCAAACTCTAGGAGGAGGGGGGTCTCATCCACAGGAAAGGGTCAGgaaacaggttcccaaaagtcaTGAGGGCCTAGAGGAGCGGTGGGATTACTGGCAGCTCCAAggggaaggtggaagaagagggcaggaaggggcACAATAGCCCAGTTTGGTCTAAGGAAACTGCAGGATTGTAGCTCCAACGGTGGGGGATAATGTCAGGTGAAGAGGGCCAGGTTTAGCCTTTAAGACCATGGCTGAGGATATCTCTGACTCCTTGAGAGGTGCCAGACACTCAGCGGTGACTTCCTCAGACTCAGGGAAATGCTTACACTGACCAAAGGGAAACTTACCTAATTACTGCTGATGGATGAGGTGGTGACCCAGAAGAGATGAGTCTGTTGTAGGTGTAATGGGGAGGAGGGATAGGGTCCCAGTGCAGCTCAGATCGCGAGGGGAAATCCAGGCACTAGGAGAGCCGGTCTGAGTCTTTGCACCAAatgtaagtgttacagctcagacagaaaggtatcctggcagctgGGAGTCAAGGGAGACCCCAacatcacaccacacaacaaacctcgCACAAGAGGTTTAGTGGGAGGGAAAACAcgaggagggtggctgcctctgctcaggagagaaacagcagcaaaatgaACAGGATACAGGGCTTAGCTAGAATTTCTTGGGAAGTAGTTGGAACTTTTCAGGGTGGAACTTTCCAGGGTGGAGATTGGTGGAATTTCACATCCAGAGATTGGGCTTTTTGCTCTGTAGGATGGGGGCAGGGTCCAGCAGTTAGGACAGTTAGAGTGTTCTGTGGGTGGAACCTGGCAGTTAGAGGACCTTGAGGGAGGGGCCTGGTCACTGATGTGGCTCGAGGGGCTTATGATGACCACAACGAcgcttatgaaggaaaacatttaactgggtctagcttacagtttcagaggtttagttcactatcatcatggcaagtagcatggaagcatgcaggtagacatgctgaagaaggagctgagagttctgcatcttcaTCTGCACGCAGTAGGAAGTGACCTGTTACACAATGGGcacagcttgagcatatatgagacctcaaagcccccacagtgacacacttcctccaacaaggccacacctactccaacaaggctgcatctAATTCCTTATAGTGTTACtttctatgagcctatggggaccattttctttaaaTCACCCATGGGTAAAAACCTTCTGTGGTGGtatgaataggtatggccccaaTACACtggtgtgtttgaatgcttggtcatagggagtggcactattaggaattagatgtggtcttgttggactAGGTGTGTGACTTTGTCGGAATgggtggggccttgttggaggaagtgtgtcactggagactAGATTTGAGGCTTCAAAAACCCATATCAGGTCCAggatagctctctctctctctctctcagctgctgctccaatgtctgcctgcaagctgccACGCTCACTGCCATGATAAAATGGACGAGACCTCTGTAACCACAAACAAGTTCTccattaaatgcttcctttcatAACAggtgtcttggtcatggtgtcttctcatAGCAGCAGAACGGTGACTAAGACAGACGGAACCTCCTTCTACCCAGCCACTGTCCAGGGCCATCGCTTGTGGTTGTGTGTGCCTTGATAACTCTTGGGGGACCTCTACATCAGCCTGTTTGTGGGCAACACACATACAGGTCCCTCCAGTCTGCTGTGCCACAGCACGCCATTCTCCATTCCTTGCGTTTATGCCCAAAGTCTCATATTTTTGGATAACAGTGATGAGGGATAGCAAGCTTGCTCATTTCCAGGCTTTCTGGAAGACAGACTCATACGTCCCTGCCCCCAGCATCCACTTAGCCTTGCTGAGCTTTGGTCAATGCCATGTGAGCATTAGCAGTGTGCCCCAGGTCTGCTTTGCCAGGAGAACGGAATGGTTCAGAGTGTCATGGCTCCCTTACCTTGGATCTCAGAATGAAGCATGTACCAGGAGCGATCCCCACCCTTCTGACACACAGGAGCAGGAGGTAAAACTTGGTTGCTGTGATCAACTGAGGTTTGAGGCTTAAGTTTACAGAGGGATAAACCCAGCTGCCCGCTGAGGTTGGCACTTCTCTGCTTGAATATTGTTTAATTCCATGTGTCATTGATATTTGTGAGAAGGACAAGAATATACCACTCTGACTTTGCTGGTTTGGCATAAGAACCAACAAAAGCAGAAGCTAAAATGATCACGCAAAAGAGGTCCTCCTTACCCTGGCAGAAAGCACAACCCTATCCCCAAAGATAGGAAGTCAGCACTCCTGGTAGAATTCTGAAGATATCCTGTTCAAACAATTCACAGGTTTGCCTGCACATGAAATTTATGTCCTTCCTCCCAGCTCactaatttgttgttgttgttgttgttttcgagacagggtttctctgtagctttgcagcctgtcctggaactagctcttgtaggccaggctggcctcgaactcacagaaatctgcctgcctctgcctcccgagtgctgggattaaaggtgtgcgccaccaccgcctggctccagcTATTATCCTTTGTCCTGTGACGCACACAGGAATGACCTCATGTTTCCAGGGCTTTATCTCCTTAGCTTAGGTACCTCTATCCTATAAAACCTGCAATGCTTTCCTCCTGTTGATCTGTCATACGACATTGTGATTCTCAGGCCCATCTAGGGCCCCATGAGGATGGAGGTGGGGCTCTGCCACCCTGTGTAGGTGTGAGGGAGTGAGCAACCTTAGGGACAGCACCTGTTGGGTCTTCTTGCTCAGCCCGCAGCCCGCAGCCCTTTCTGTAGACGTCTTCCCATCCTCCTGGGAGCCTCCACTCCTGTACCTCTCAACACTGAAGAGCAGGCAGATGAGCCTCACCTCTGGCTTTCTTCTGGGGGTGCCCCTAGAACCAGTGGCCATTCTCTACAGGCCAACTCCCCCCTCTGGgctcttgtggttttttttcttctattttctttcctttttgtgtgtatgtttgtgcacttGTCGCTGGTGGAGGCCAGTGGTAGatttgagtgtcttcctcagtcatccTTCACCtcatttcttgagacaaggtttactACTGAACACagagctagactggctgaccagtgagccctgGGGATACTCACGTTtgcttccccagcactaggaCTACACTTTACagaatcatctccccagctctactCTTAGgtttgttttgcctgtgtatgtttgtgcaccatgtgcgtgcTTGGTGCCTGAGAGGACCTATGAGGGCatcaaatgccctggaactggagttacaaagggTTGTGGGGAGAACCTAaccctgggacctctggaagagcactagcgctcttaacccctgagctctctctccagcccctcacctctACTGCTTTTGACACTGCGACTTTTCAAAGCAGGAACCCAGGCTCTGGAAAGGCTGGGTTCTTGTAATTAAGTGCCGCTGCTCTGCAGTTCGGGTCGCAACTTCAACTCCAATGCCACTGCCCTGAGACACTTCCAGGCACCTGATCTAAGCGGACACCCTCATTAGCACATTTTGCGCAGGCGCACCGCTTGCGGAAGTCCGTCGAGCTTTTCCTGCTATTCCATTGGCCAACGGGTTTATGCATATGCAAACAAAGTAACCCCATTCTTTTCCCCACTTAGGAGGCTGGATCTTCACCgaagggtggggtggagggtttGGGTACGCGCTGGGATATCCGGGGCGGAGTCTTGGGCGGGGCAAGGGCGTGGCCTAGCAGTCCTGACTCAGGAGATAGTGCAGCCCTCCCGGACTGGCCGAGGAGGTTGAGTATTACCGATTGAGGCTTCCCTGAGCCCGGAGCAGAAGGGGACCGAGGAAACCATGAGTGCGGTGGACCTTAGTCGCGTGGGCGCGTGTGTCTTGAAGCATGCAGTGACCGGGGAGGTGAGGCCTGCCCGGCGCAGGGCGGAGAACGTATCCCAGCACCCGCCCCGGTGCCCTGCCAGCTCACATGGGCTAGAGTGGAGGTTCAGAGGGGTCCCGTGGGTTCGCATGCTGGGCGTGGGTACTGCTGGTGGCTCACATTGCAGTAGGACCAGTGGGGCTGAGAATCATGGAGTAGCACACTGCGGGACGTGTGGGGCGGTAGGACCTACGGCTATGATGAGCCCACGCCCCCTGACAGCTTTATTCTGCAGGCTGTGGAGCTGCGGAGCCTTTGGCAGGATAAAGCTTGTGTGGTGGCCGGTCTGCGACGCTTTGGCTGCATAGTGTGCCGTTGGATCGCTCAGGACCTCAGCAACCTCCGGAGCTTTCTGGACCAACACGATGTGCGCCTAGTGGGCGTGGGGCCTGAGGCCCTGGGCCTGAAGGAATTCCTGGATGGTGGCTATTTCTCAGGAGGTGCGACTCTTCCCGGACTCGAAACCTTGGCTGGCCTCCCTGCCAAGCCCTGTCCACCCCTTTCCAGGCCAAGCAGGAACATACTCATGTGTCAGCACTTCAGCTCTCCCATGCGCAATCTCCAGCCTGTGCACTGGCTGCCTAGGCCCGGTGGCAAAGTCCCAGGGACTTGCCCTTCCCGTTTAAGCAGTGCTGACATTCAATCCCACCTTGCTCCTCTTGGCTTGGTTGGGTTGAACTGGACACCGTAAGTGGAGGGGACAGACGGCAGAATGGAGGAGGCCTAGGGCACATACCTGTGGTTTTCCCTTTTAGAACTCTATCTCGATGAGAGCAAGCAGTTCTACAAGGAGCTGGGCTTCAAGCGGTAAGTGTGACTGTGTGGGACTAGCCAGGGACAGGAGGATAGAGTGGCCACTGCTCTGTTATGCATCTTCTTGCTACCACCCTCTGCTGTTCAGTTTGTGCCGTGGAAACGGACTCTGGTGGCATGGCCAGTTTCAGCTAAGCCCTTCTCTGGGGTCTTCTCATGGGTGTTGGCCCAAGTCAGGCCTACCCACTGCAGTTTCATAAACAGGAGGGCCAGTGCCTTAGCAATGGCCCAGTTCAGTCCTCTGCTACCACAGGCTGCCTGTTGTGATCGGCAGTGCCAGCTAAGCCAGATCCCGGGGCACACCCAGCTTGGAGTTCAGTCCCCACATTCCAGCCCCTCTCCGGGGCCTCAGGCCAGCGGTATCCAACCTGGGGCTCCCTATGCTTCTATAGACGCTCCGGGTTCAGGTGGAGGCCCTGGTAAGAGAAGTGGGTGGGGCAGGACACTGGGGacaggtgtgtgtgcttgtgctcgTCCAGCATCTGAACTAGGGACCCTGTGTCTTTGTAGGTACAACAGCCTGAGCATCCTGCCGGCCGCCCTGGGGAAACCTGTGCGTGATGTAGCCTCCAAGGTCTGTGGCGGCCAAGAGCATGGTGGGAGTTCCGGAGACTTCGCTTTGGGGCTGACCTGGGTCCTGTTCCTGTCTTTCTAGGCTAAGGCTGTTGGCATCCAGGGGAACCTGTCTGGTGACCTCTTGCAGAGTGGAGGGCTGCTGGTGGTCAGCAAGGGTGGGTCAGGGCAGGGCATCCTGCCCTCTTGGTGATTCAGGTCTTCATGGCGCCCACCCCTGGGTCTTGGGTGCTTGGGTGGGAGGTTGGGCTGCTTGGCTTGGTTCGTGgattcccctcttcttcctgtcaCATGGGGGTAAGATACACCTTGACCGCCTGCCTGTGGCTGCAGGTGGTGACAAAGTGCTGCTACACTTTGTCCAGAAGTCCCCAGGCGACTATGTTCCCCAGGAGGACGTCCTTCAGGCCTTGGGTATCTCTGCAGAGGTTTCCTCCAGCAAACCACCCCAGGTGAGTAGAGGCCTTGCGGGACACTGCTTGTTATCCAGCCCCTAGcgacgtgtgtatgtatgtatgtatatatgcgtgtgtgtgtgtgtgtgtgtgtgtgtgtgtgtgtgtgtgtatgtatgtatgtatatatatccatccctttgggagacacacacacacacacacacacacacatctatcccTTTGGGACAGTGGTTGGCATGGCCAGGAACTGAGCTACAGCCTCTTGGGATTTAcctaattttgtgtgtgttggcagCCTTGGGATGTAGATGTGTCTCTATGACTACTTGTAGAGGGGAATAAGCTGAAAGGGATGGAGGAGCAGTGAGGACAGAGGTCAGGCATGGCAGGGTCCCGCTGTGGGCAGGAGCTATGGGCAGGAGCTATGGGCAGGAGCTGTGGGTTAAGGAGGGCTGGGCTCTGTGCCTCCGTCGGGCATGGGTTAGACTGCTTCCTGTGTCCAGCACGCCTCCTTCTTGGCCTCTGAGGAGTGTGACCGGACTGACAGGGTCCCCGTTTCCCCTACAGTGTGACGAAGAGGTGTGTGGGAGGTGACACCTGGCCTCTGAGGACTTGGAGGCGTCTGCAACCTTGGATATAGCTGGAGTAGAAGGAATCGCTGTGGAGCCATTGGGACATGATACTGCACATTGTCTCCTCCTTGAACGGCAATGAGCCATTAAAGTGCAGGTCCCGGGCAGTGAGTGTCCCCACTGCTTCCGCACTCTGCATCCTCTAGTTCCTACTGTTGTCCCTGCGGGCAGGAGGGCCTTGAAGTGtaatcttccagaggacagaCTTCGGGTTTTGGTTGTGGGACCCTGGGGACAACAGTGTTATTTCTTTACAAGGTCACCCTGACACTGTGGCTCACTCCATTGGAGGCTGCAGAGAGGAGAGTTTGTTGGACTCAGCTCCCAAATGGAGCACAGCTGTGGGGAATGGGAGGCAGGCGTCTGCTTGTGTTGGTGGTGGAGGTTGGAGGCTAATGGGACTCAGGGAAGAGGTGGCAGGCGAAGACTGAGGGACCATTTCCGGAGCTGGAAACCCTCTCCGGATCTGACTGGCTGGTGCTGACCCGGAAGAAGCCTGGGTCTGGCTAAGCATGTCTGTTTCCCCGGGGTCCTAAGTCTGAGCTGAACTCCAGACACCCCACCATTTCAGGTCTTCCCTTCTCAAGGGTTCTTCCTTCTAGGTAGGCTCTGATGACCAGCTTAGCACTTTCTAAGACCAAGCCAGGGTGACTGCCGTGTCCACCTCGATTGGTAATGCCTGCTTTGCGATCTAGACTATCTCTGGCCTCCAGATTCCACCTGTTGTTGCTCCCCATGTCTTGAGGTCCCTCTGCCAGGTGCTGATGTGAGTCACCAGGATATATAGGTCCGGTCCGGTCCTGGAAGCCCAACTCACCGAACTGTAGACCCAAAGGGTGGCCTCTAGAGGCATCCTGGTCGGCTGGTCAGGAGCCCTTTCTCCCTATCAGATGTAATTCTTGCGCTGGCCACAGCTTACCCAGCCGCTTCCACCTGACCACCCACCTGACCCTTACATGAGCAACGCAAAGTCTTTGAAGCATTTACTTAGCTCAAGTCTGAAGCTTGAGGACATTTAGCCACGCACTATGGAGAGGGCGGAAGACAGCGGACAGCTCCTGCAGGACTGATGACCCTCACTGGCCTGAAGGGGCGCAGGACCAGCCACCACTCATCCCGGGTGTGGGCGGGCGGCTGCACTCTAGGCCGGTGCGGTGCGGAGGGCCGGCTGGAGGCTCCAGTGGCCTTCAGGCAGGGACTTGCACATCCAGCTGCACCTTGCACGAAGCCTCTGGGTGGTGGGTGGGCGTGGGCTGGAGCGTAGCTCAGCCTTGGCTACCAGATGCGACACCGCTTCCTGGGGTGCATGGGGCTGCCTCGTGGGCAGTGGAATGCCTCAGAGAAGGCGGCCAGGTTCTGTAGTGAGCCCAGTACCCTGTGGACCAGCAAGTCCAAGGAGGTTTGACATGAGGGAATGGGCCAGGGCAGGGGCAGGCATGCGTGCTTGCTTGGGGACTGTACACTTGCCTGTACTTAAGAGGACTGTGGACATCTGTCTTGATGGATTGGATGGCAAACTCAGGCCTGTAGGACCCGCACCACACCTAGAGGGGCATGAATGACTTGGTTATGGGCCTGAGGGCTGGAGCAGTGCTCTCTGCTTAGAGAGACCAacagattccttccttccttccttccttccttccttccttccttccttccttccttccttccttccgtatCTGCTGCCTCCTCCCCAGTTGGCTCCCAATCCATAGCTTCAGTCTTTCTCTTGGAAGCCTGCCAAGCCTACTGGTTCTGGTTTTGGAGTGTGGCAAGCTCATGGTGCCCTTGGATATACCCTAGAGTGGGCCCTCCAAAGCTGTGGGTGTCAGGAGCGGGACTAGAAGTTACCTGGGCATAGTTGACAAAGAAAAGCTGGGCATAGGTCAGGTTCAACCCCGGCAGTTGCTGATCCTTCCCGCCTTCAGACAGCCACTGTAGATAAGCCTGCAAGTACCAAATCGGTCCAGCCAGGCTCTCGGAGAGCCCCATGTGGAATAATCTGGTTCCAGGACCTTCCCTAGATGGGAACCCTGCCTCCCTAGCTTAGGGCTGCTGTGTACAGGCCAGATAATTCTTCTGCAGCCCTCAAAAGACTGATCCAACAGAGCTCTGTGGGACCCTTGGCCATATAGCTGCCACCTGAAATCCACCCATCTGGGCTCCTGGTACCCAGTGCTCTATTCCCAAGGCTTAGAGATGTGGGCTGCTCGAGCCcgtggtcatgttgtctctgcCCTAAATACTCTTTAGGAGACCAAAAAGGGTTCCCACACTTGCTCATGTGGGAAACAGGTGAGATATTAGGTTTACAACCATTGGGGGTTTGTATTTCTGCTTCTTCCCCAGTCCAATTGGAGTGTTTTTTAGGACAAGCCCTAGTTTGGGCATTGCTCTGCCACGCTGTGACTGCCTTAGTCTCTCTGAGGGCGAGGCTCCGCCAGGGCTCGCGAGGCTCCGCCAGGGCTCACCTTGTACGCCTGTCGCACCCCACCGTTATCAGCGATGTTCTCCCCGAGGGTGCTGAACCCGTTCACCTGCACAAAAGAGACAGAATGAGGGGGCAGCCTGGCCTTGGCCCCCCCTCCTGTCCCGCAGGGCTGGCTGGGGTGTGTGCAGGTATAGGGCAGTCCTACGTGACATGCTTACGTTCTGGTTGCCAGCCAGTTCCCAGGAAAAGTTGCCGTACTGATAGACCATGCACTCCGACTGTTTGCGGAAGTGCTGGGCTGAGAAGTTACTCCACCAATCCAGCATGTTGCCATTCTTGTCGAAGTTCCGACCTGGGCGGcagcagaggacacacacacTGTCCTCCAAGGCCCCGCTCTCACTGCCCTCCTGCACCCCTCTCCAAAGGCCAGGCCAGCGCTAGATTTCAGGGGTTCCGAGCACACAGCACCATGTTGAGGGCTGCTCAGGAGAGCTTCCATGCCTTCCATCCCATCGTTGCCCCTGATTAGGACCGGGAGTCTCAAATTCAGGGGTTTAAACCCAGGTAACGGGGACACATGGCTACCCTCATATGATACCCCTGGCTGAGCCATATGGGAAAACCAGCTCAGACATCACAGGTCATGTCAGGCCCTAACAGTCAAACAGGGAAGCCGCTCCAGGGAGGGAGACCAGGCAAAGCCCCTGTCCAACTAATTACTGAGAGATTGAATGGATGATCCCTGGCCGCTCagtagagatgtgtgtgtgtgtgcgcatgtgtgtgacTTACAGGTGTATCTGTGACTAGGGCACTCCCCTATGCCCCTTTACCATTGTTGTCAAAGCCATGTGTAAtctcatgtgtgtgcaagtgtgcgcgtgtgtgcgcgagcgtgtgtgcatgtgtgacttaCAGGTGTATCTGTGATTGGGGCACTCCCCTCTGTCCCTTTACCATTGTCGTCAAAGCCGTGTGTAATCTCATGCCCGATCACCATCCCGATGCCCCCAAAGTTCAAGGCCTGTGGTTGGTCCTTGCTGAAGAAGGGTGGCTGAAGAATACCGGCAGGAAACACTGTCCCAGAAGGGTGACAAAGAGAAGCTGTGAGTGACAGTGCCAGGCTCAGGCGGGCACCTCTACGGGGCCTGCCATCTAATGCTGCGGCCTAGGAAGTGGAGGTTAGGACTCCCTGCCCAGTGTACAGACAGGGACACTGAGCTCAGAGACTAAAATGGGAATGCTAGATTGGCAATTCATGCCCAATTTCCTCCCGCCCACCGCTGCTTTCTTAAGAAAGTTCTCTGATGGTTCCTCTGTGTTCCTTCCAACCTGTGACCCTAGGACAACATGAAAGAGACTGGAACCCACTCTCCTTTCTGAGGTTAGACTGGGAGTTTCCTAAGCAAGGGCAGGGGTTGTCCTCTGGCACTAGAGAGGCGAGATGGGCTTACCAATCTGGTTTCTGTTTGGGGAGTAGAAGGCGTTGACCACTGCAGCCCCGATGATCCAGCTGTGGTGAATATACTGGTCACTTGGAGTCCACATCTGCCAGGACCCTCCCTATGGTCCCCTCTGCCCTGGCTGACCAGATCCTGCCCTGAAGAGCCCCCAAAGCTGAGGAGGGGGAAGGCTTAGGTCTAGTGTCCTCTTGAGCTGGCATCAGGCCAGACTCCTGTAGCCACCGCTAACCAGTAGGTAAGTTCTGCATGCCAGGCTAGCCTCTTAGTCATTCCACTCACAGGTTGTGGTCCACTTTTTCCCGAAGCTTCTTGAGGCTCCGCTGGGCACTGGCCTTGAGGTTCTGAAGCCCATTCTCGAAATACAGGTCCTCTGAGAATATCAGCTATGAGGAGAACAGAGCTTGACATGACTGGCACTCAGGCTGGGTCCCCAAGAGTGTTAGAAGGAGGGCTGAAGGTTGGGGAAGGTTCTCTAGACCCTCAGCTGGCATGCGGCCCTCAGGCTCCTGGAGCAGCTAAATGCCAAGTTTAGtttccctgggcctcagtttgtctgtctgtcagcaGAATGAGATTGGAGTCCCTCTAGGGTGTAGTGTGTCTAAGTGAGCAGCTGGAAGAACAGAGGATGCCTGACATGGAGAACCCCCTCTCCAGGGCTTCAGGGCAGGGGAGTGCCCAAGGGTACGCACATTGGAGTATTCCTCATCCAGGTGCCTATTGTTTTCTTCCAAGATATAGTCAGGGTAGCCGATCTGTTCCCGGATGTTCATGGCCTGCACAGAGGAGGGGCAGCTAGGGTCATCCACCGTGGGAGGTCCCTAG harbors:
- the Prxl2b gene encoding prostamide/prostaglandin F synthase, with protein sequence MSAVDLSRVGACVLKHAVTGEAVELRSLWQDKACVVAGLRRFGCIVCRWIAQDLSNLRSFLDQHDVRLVGVGPEALGLKEFLDGGYFSGELYLDESKQFYKELGFKRYNSLSILPAALGKPVRDVASKAKAVGIQGNLSGDLLQSGGLLVVSKGGDKVLLHFVQKSPGDYVPQEDVLQALGISAEVSSSKPPQCDEEVCGR